The proteins below are encoded in one region of Puntigrus tetrazona isolate hp1 chromosome 5, ASM1883169v1, whole genome shotgun sequence:
- the LOC122345120 gene encoding uncharacterized protein LOC122345120, with protein METVPVLLYSLYRITLVDEYEFDAMLDVDAVMACLLCGAFLALSAVLWSTTALANAVMQQAAIILQIEESMPCLRRCYDNEYIHQRCAPLGEFYDDDVTTNPEQHAEMKKLTEQIKDTLDKYLSIQKETLSPQLACAGAREDTTRRSAALPEKEEHLKTLHRLQKDQQKQSQDLSELKAEVKELHSLLLKLIQPKISADDDKKPSNQPSLQ; from the exons ATGGAGACGGTTCCTGTTCTGCTGTACAGCCTGTACCGCATCACGCTGGTGGACGAGTATGAGTTTGATGCCATGCTGGATGTGGATGCGGTGATGGCCTGCCTGCTGTGTGGGGCGTTCCTGGCCCTGTCTGCTGTTCTCT GGTCTACGACAGCGCTGGCCAACGCGGTGATGCAACAAGCCGCTATCATCCTGCAAATAGAGGAATCCATGCCCTGTCTGAGACGTTGCTATGACAACGAGTACATCCACCAGCGCTGCGCCCCGCTCGGTGAATTCTACGACGATGACGTCACCACTAACCCAGAACAACACGCAGAGATGAAGAAGCTCACGGAACAGATCAAG GATACTTTAGATAAATATTTGAGCATCCAGAAGGAGACCCTCTCACCCCAGCTAGCCTGCGCAGGTGCCAGAGAAGATACCACAAG gaGAAGCGCTGCGCTTCCAGAGAAAGAAGAACATCTCAAGACTCTTCACAGACTTCAGAAGGACCAGCAGAAGCAGAGTCAGGACCTCAGTGAGCTGAAGGCCGAAGTGAAGGAACTCCACAGTTTGCTTCTCAAACTAATACAGCCCAAGATAT ctgctGATGATGACAAGAAACCCTCAAATCAACCTAGCTTACAGTAA